The Festucalex cinctus isolate MCC-2025b chromosome 12, RoL_Fcin_1.0, whole genome shotgun sequence genome segment gcagcgtcttcatcatcatcatcatcctcactcGTGaccgatgtgttttttttgtccaagtTGTCATTTGGCCGGCGCATTCGGCTCTTAGTCCTCCCGTCTGTTTGCCGCTGCAGAAATATATGACATGTTGTTATTAATGTAGTGCTCTTAATGAGggtccgggggggggggggggggggggattagtgCCTGgagacactttttatttaacagCTGACGTTCGATAAGCGGCCGGCCAACTGATGAACGAACGAACGTCATGGACGGCTTGAGTCCGCGCGACGACCGTTTGAGTCTTTCATTTCAATGCCGTTTTCAATTCTGACTTTTCACTCTTTTGTTTATGTCGTCGTCGTTGCAAGGAATTGGTTCAATTCAGTCATTTGGTCAACTAACTGCTTTCTTTTAATTGAGTCATTTGTGAAACTTGATCGTTTAAGTCATTTCTTCATGACAGTTGTCTCATGTTGGTTCGTTTTAGTTAATTGTTTTAGTCGATTCGGTTCaggttgattaaaaaacaaaacaaaaaaaacaaaaaacaggtatCATTTGGTGATTGTGTAAGTCAATTGTGTAGTTTTGTTGACGTTCTTTCAATTGTTTGAATTGAATCGTTTTTCAACAAGTTTCTTCGAATTAAGTCGTTCATCAAATTTGTatgtcagtctttttttttgtttgtcttaagTCATTTTGTTATAAACATTTtgatcaatttaaaaacaaatgtttaaagTCATTTTTCGATAAtttgggtaatttttttttagcttcttGAAGGtatttttagttgtttgtcCAAGTTGATAGTTTGAGTCATTTGTCTATGGAATTTCCACGAAATTCTTGAAATTTCTTTAAATGAGTTTATGTCCAAGTTGATTGTCTGAAGTCGTTTAGTTGTAATCgttcaatttaaaaatgacaaagcaaatatttcaattatttaagtcatttattttaggTCCTTTTAAGTCATTCTTTAGTCATTTGTCCAAATTGATTGTTTGAGTTGTTTGTCCAAGAAATTTCTTTACATTCTTTAAAttccttcaaattattttgtcaaAGTCGATTCACTTAagtcgttagttttagttgaacGCTTAGGTCAATTTAGAAAGCataacaaatatttttcagtcGGTTGTTTTGGGTCCGTTTTATTTGAGAGTCAGTTCAGTTcaggtcaatttaaaaaaagtttagtgTTATTTGTCGATGGTTTAAGTcaattgtcattttttaaagTCATGTCTTGATAATTGTTATTCgtggaatttgtttttgttgtttaagtCATTTGTCCAATTTGTTTGCCATAAGGTTGATTTGTTTTTGCAGATtgtttgtattgatttttttttttagctccatccaaaaaatgtcataatttacCACAAGTTAAGTTTTTGCCCATCAAGTCATCGTTTTGAAGTCAATTATTTTGTCCGTTTTATTCGATTGTTGAACTTGTGGTCTTGTCAGGACGGGCCTCCATTCGGAGGTCACATCGCCCGCGGCTTCTTCTTCGTCATCCTCCTCCTTAATGGCCAACGCGTGACCTTCAGTTAAAAGGTCGGCTCACCAGCAGTGCCCGTGACCTCATTTGCATGTTAGTCTGATTAATGAGCGCCTCGTCGTTTGAAGACGCTCGTCTGACTCTGCTGGAGAAGACACACACTGACCCTCTGCTTTCCTTCCGCTTCATGATTAgcatggggtgggggggcatcactgtcaagtgttttttttttggggggggggggggggggggttatggggGAAAGGCAAGAAAACGGGCAGCAAAGGGGGAGAAAGGAAAAAGTGTGAcatgatcaggaaaaaaaagttcttgaGCATTCCGCCACATTTTGTGatgcatttgcatttattttctcaCAAGTCATTTTCTGCCCTTTTTGCTGCCCATTTTTTTGCTCCTCACTTCCTGTCCTGACCGCTCCAAACTGGCAGCCCGCCGTGGGGCCGCCACTTTCCGCGTGAAGTGTCGAACCAATTGTGTTTAATTAGCAatctgagtgtgtgcgtgtgtaaaaAGTGAAACATTGCGGATGTAAAAGTCAAGCGGCGTGTGATTGCGCGCATATGCAAATGAGCGTCTTAATTGAAGCCGTCGCCGAAATCCAGATCAACTTGTTGATCTTTTCTCCAAGCAACCTTGCGTTGTTTGCCGAGTGCCGGCAACGGTTTAATATTGAACGTTTAACGCCTTTTGTCGAGGTCAACTTCAGGAGGccttctgggagaaaaaaaaaattcaagtcgACAAATCCAGTCCGGTCACGAGGGAAGCCTGATTGGCGGTTTGTTTGGCTTTCGTCCAATCAGGACAAGCTGATCGGACTTCAGCGGGAACGAGACGCCGCCCGCTAAAGTTACTGCGAGCCAATCACAGGTCAGATGGTCGCCACCTGAAACACGTTTGAGACGCGTCGGCATTTGGGGGCGCCGTAAAGCAGATCggcttgtcttctttttagcgCCGAGCAACTGGTGAAGGCTCCGCCCGCTGCTGACGGGCAGCCCCAGGCTCCGCCCTTTCTGGCACAGCTACAGCAGCTCACCGAGGACAAGCATAACGTAGAGGCGGAGCTCCTGCGCTGCCAGGAGGCGGAGCGAGACGCCAGCGAGAGAGTCCGCAGGTATCGCACCTTCAAGTCAATGAGCGCACTTTGAATAGTTCTGGAAATGAGATCAAACAGAAAACAAGAAATAAGtcacaaacaaccaaaatgatGTTCTCCAttcaatgaaataaaacatgGCAGGTGGTCAGGATGTCATTGATTTTGAAGGTGACATCGTTGATATTCAACATGACGTCATTGATGTTAAAAATAACATCATTGATTTTTAAAGATGTCATTGATGTtaaagatgatgtcattgatgtcattttaaaaacattaatattCAAGTTAACATTGATATTCAAGATGGCATCATTGATTTTAAAGATGACATAATAGATGTTAAAGATGAGGTCGttgattttaaagacaatattcaaGATAACATCGTTGATATTCAAGattacttcatttattttaaaaatggcatCATTGATTTTTAAAGACTACATCATTGATGTGAAAGATGATGTAATTGAttttaaagatgacatcattgatatTAAAATGTCATTGATTTAAAAGACAATATTCAAGATAATGATATtcaagatgacatcattgatgtTTAAAGATGATGTCGTTGATTTTGAAGACAATATTCAAGATAACATCGTTGATATTCAAGATTACTTCATTGATTTTAGAAATGACATAATTGGTTTTTAAAGCCTACATCATTGATGTgaaagatgatgtcattgatttTAAAGAAGACATCAATATTCAAGATAACATCATTGATATTCAAGATgacattgattttaaaaatgacatcattgatttttaaagatgacatcattgatgtTAAAGATGATGTTGGTTACTTCATTGATTTTAGAAATTACATCATAGATTTTTAAAGATGACATCGATGTGAAAGATGTCATTGATTTCAGACCTTAATATTCAAGATAATATCATTGATGTTCAAGATTACatcattgattttaaaaattggAACGAGCGGTGCTCAAGTTGTCATCAATGCGGTTCAAGGTGACATCATTGATGATTAACGTAACCTGATTGACATTGATTGAAGTTGtcgtcatactttttttttttttttgcgacagcATCGATGTTTAATATGACATCATTGGCGTTCAAGGTGACATCTGACGCTGATGTGTGACATCATAGATGTAAAATGTGACATCATTGACGTTCAACATGACAGACGACACTATTGATTTTTTGGCTGCAAGTGTCACCCTTTGATGTTCGGTATGACATCACGGCTGGCGGCGCATGTGACATGGTTGATATTGGCGGCCCGTGGGCACAGTAATCTGCGGCGCAGCCGTAACGTGACTTCCTGTCTCATCAGGCTGAAGATGAAGGGGGATGAGATGGAGATGAAAACAGATTAAGTCGTCCGGGCTCAAACCCGAGGCTTTCTGCTCTAATTTGGCTGCCAGCGGGGGGGCGGGGCCTCTGTGAAAGGAGACGGACTCACCGAATAGATACGAGTGTTTGCTCAGGGGGGGACGGGGGGTTGGTAAGGAGGGCTGAATGGGACGACTGATGGAATCTTCTTCTCCTTATTACAACTTTTTCCAACTTTTTCACCTCACTGCTCAACACGACACGCATACTGGACAGTCTTATATTATATGGAGTACGTATGAATGAATAACAATCGATGATCGGTTTCAAATCAGGCTTTGAAACCAATGGTGCTGTTTCAAGTCAGAATTTTCACATGACTAAATGCCCTTAATTGTTATTGATATTTCCATTTCAAATGTGGACGGGCTCACGCGCATTTGGCATTCAGCACTCTCAGCCAACCACCAGGGGGCCAACTCGCGCATTACCCTTCGTTAAGCTGCCGCAAGAACAAGATCACTTAGCATTTTGAATTCTTTGCTTGGCATTTttttgctaagctaatgttaatgctaatgctaagctaatgttaagttagcatgctaagttaacatgctaatctaatgctaatgttaagttagcatgctaagttagcatgctaagttagcatgctaagctaatgctaagctaatgttaagttagcatgctaagctaaagcTAAttttaagctaatgctaagttaatgttaatttagcatgctagttTAGCATGTGAAGATGATGCAgatactaatgctaagttaatgcaaagttagcacattaagctaatgctaagctttaaacaaaacacaattatcggcttatcggttatcaacatcggcactttctaaatgataAAAACATTTCTAAATGCACTAAACACACAACTTATATAATAAGTAATTAGTAGTAATtactagtattactagtaattactagttatgTAATTACTTAACTgtttatccttcaatttccttaATAGGCATTCAGctgagcattcagctattagcattcagcttagcatttagctttcagcattcccacgcaatttctctaaaaattgcacttagtctagtttaactCGCTATTTGGTAATCAATTTGGTTGAAAAGTGacataaaaatggaaatgttttttcctAACGTTGAGATATGGTTGCgattaataattgtgattacaaTATTGACCAAAACCATCTTGATTAGTCAGTCAGTCTCAGTTAGTTCAAGCCAGGGTTTTAAAATTTCAGGAAAGGGTTACGGTTTCAAATTAGCGTTTCAAAAGACGGTCCCAGTTTTAGGTTAGAATTTTTCGGAAACTCTTCAAGCCAAGTTTCGAaccaagtttagatttttaaaCATGGTTTCAAATCATTTCAAGCCTGGCTTAGGTTTTCTCTGAGATTTTAAGACAAGGATTCGCTTTCAAAGTAGGATTTCGACTCACtgttatggtttcaaattaagTTTGTAAGCTTTAGTGTAGGAATATTTTTattgggtgtttaaaaaaaaatgcaaaatgattttttgttCTCAAATTGATGATAATCGAAGATCATTTCCAAAGTGTCGTTTTTGAATGTGCTGACTTTTGGTTTCAGGTTGGAGCGTCTGGTGGAAGTTTTGCGGAAAAAAGTGGGCACGGGAACCGTGCGCGCCGTCGTCTGATTGCTCGTGGGCGTTTTATGAGACGACGTCGTCTTTTTGCCACCGTGACGATTGACATCAGGTGAACTTCAGGTTATGAAATCAACTCTTGAAACTCCATTTGGATAGTGaaggaaaaaaggaaatggaaatattagtttttatttctatttttttggggagtttCACTCAAAACCCCGCTTATAAACAAACGATTGTGTGGTCTCCATGGCGACACTGGCCAGCTCGCGCTCAACTTGGGTGTCCCCCGCGCTGGTAATCCCGCTGCACCCCTTAATCTGCTTGTTGACAACAAAGAGCGCCTTTCTTCACTCCCACTTGTGACGCCACCTGTGTGCGCCtgcacgtgcgtgtgtgtgcatgcgcgcTTCTAACCAGGATAGGGTTTCAAGTCTAGGTTAAGGTTTCCAAATAAGTTTCAAACCTAgatcaaaaatgtcaaaattgagcGAGTTCAAAATTGAGTTTGGCTTTCCAATTAGGATTCTCAGGCAagattaaggtttcaaattttaCTTTCAAACCAGCTGAGGGGTTTAAAaaagattagggtttcaagatagGGTTTGAGTTTTTCAAAGTTAAGCTTTggatttcaaattaaaattcCGGTTTTGAAAATACAGTTTCCAACAGAGGTGAACGCTTCAAAGGAGGTTTTGAGGTCATATTTGGGGCTTCAAAATAGGTCAGGGTTTGGTTTTGGGGTTCTAATTAAGATTTGCAGCCAGTATTcgggttttaaaaaatgtacatattcAAATCAAGCTTGGAAGACAAGATTACAgaaaaatgacaggatttgtgCTTCAAAGATGGGTAACGTGGTTTCAGATAGGGTTTCATGTCTAGGTGAGGGTTGGGGCGGGGCAGTTTGAGTTTTGAAGCTCGGGTCCTAATTAGGAGATGGGGTTTGATTTCAAAGCAGCGGTTGAGTTTTAAAAATGGTTGCGGTTATTTTCAAACAAGGCTTTCAAGTCAAGGTGAGggttttgaaaacaaaacctaaaagaaaacaatttcCAGCTAGGGTACGAGTTTAAAAGCAGTTTGAATCTGGAATTAGTTCGGGTGGTGTTCAAAATTAGGGTTTGAAATCAAGGTGTCAATTAGTCAGGTTTGGTTAAGGTTTTCACACGATGCCTGCTAATGCTAATCCTAACAAGTCCAGCGGACAACGACATCAACGGGCCGCTTCTTGTCTTTTATTGTGAAAAAGCGGCGCTTGCTGTTTTATTGTGAAAGGGCCTCTTTGCTCTTTTTGCTGGCTCGTTCACAAAGGCGCCATTGTCGTCTTATTGCACGTCATTAATTCCAATCCCCATCAAAAGCCCCCCAGCGGCCTCCACCCCCCAGGGGGGTGCACCGCCCCAAGCGGGGCCTTCAAAGTTTTTTAGACCAGAAGGTGCACGCAGCCTTTTCTGAAATTATGCTGTGGgaggaggtggggtggggggggggggggggggggtggggggggggggggggttgcacaCTGCCCCGCCATGCCTCGCCAGGACCATATGCTCGCTTTTAGGGACACcacacccccccccctctctctctctcaagtaCCCCCCCAAACACCCCCATTTATTAGTCCACACTTGTAGATTCTCTTTCCGTTGCGCcactttatcatcatcattattattattattattattattattattattattattatctttttgtGTGTTCCTTCTGGTTCCTGATCGCATGGTTGACATCCGAGAATAATCATCCACATAATAACTAATAAAAATCAGTAAAATGAGaattccatttgtttttgttttttttccaccaaaacagaaatctatttttttagtaaaaacaaactattacattttttcccattgtcaatttttttttaatgaatcaatTATAATTTTAAATCTAAACGTGATAGAATCAAATATTGTTGgttatgtatttaattatgCTTATGTATtaattatatactgtatgtagttACTGTATTCAGAATCAACCTGAAAAGATTTAATATAACTCAATGCaacttattttatattacaatcTATTTTAGCATGAACGTGGATACATTTtgcaaataaatattatttaaagtgTGGGTTGAATCTTTTTTGAGTGCGAGCGTgtaaatatgtatttgtgtgtgatATAGTATGTGTGCATAtacatagatagatatagatatgtatttgtgattttaaagtctgataaaaaaaaaaacgatgcagGCCGTGCGtgtgggtgttaaaaaaataaaaatctcagcGGATCTTAAGTCATCTACAACCAGCTGTTAGTATTTGTTAgacaaattgtaaaaaaaaaaaatgtctttactaATAAAGTGACCTTGTGGATTTGCTATTGATGACATCAATCAAGCAGTCCAAGTttggatgttttattttgaaaagaataagttaaaacatgcacaaaagacacacaaacctggttttattttttccgaCTTTCCCGCtggatatttttgtcggcatcaTGCACACTTTTCGATCATCATCACATTACCGATCAATCATCAAATCATCACAGGCAGAGGTcgcgaccatttttttttttttttaaacatcagacAAAACTGACCTTGGGACATTTTTGGCCAGCCCCTTTCAAGACTGCACACGGTGACACAGCTGACCTTTCGCCCAACTTTTTCTCCGAAATGTTCCCGCCTATTATCTGGCTTACGCTGCAATTTTCCCGCCCTTTTCTGGCTTCAACCCCGTCAAACACACAGCTGGGAAAAACGCTGCGATAACGGCAGGcgtggaaacaaaaacaaaaacaaaaaaaagtgcccaTCGATGCCTTTTTACAGAAGTTTCGACACCTTTTTCTCTTTTGGCCTTCAATTTTGTGAGCCGGGAAAATAAGTGGGGAATGGCAGAAAATGGCTTAtgagaaaataaatgcaaatgtatcaaaaaaaaaaacgtggaggAATGCCCAAGAAAAGTTTGAACTTTTTCCTGACCATGTCACACTTTTTCCTCCCTGTTCCTTTCCTGCCTGTTTTCTTGCCTCGTCCACATCCCTCCTCACCCCCCGACCCCGCTATTTtcgtcgcgaggccgccatattgctcctcccaacaaACCTTTCTCGCCATACGGTCCTAAATATTTACAGCGTCGAAATTGGACAACATTTGAgatagtacttagtagaaatagcatatttatggtgttttaaatttattaagcaTAAACAAGagtacttcagacattttacaacttgccttaaatacatgtataaattatgcgcttaatgatgtttagtacaggcgGAAAcgtgtagattttttttactaagaattataactgtaattcaacaaaagatgcctctgccaaatctaatattgtggtctaaggaactgagcgataaaagaaaaaggagggagggggaggttattttttaatttttattttttttcttgttaaaaaaaatagttagcaCCCCGGCACAAAACCCCCCCACCCTGTCTCCAGCCTTAtattaactgcctacgagctgtatatatctcatctgtatgtatagcgtatagtttatacaggaGTCTGTTggtgaggtgggaggagcaagatggccgtccTGTGACTTGAACAGCTGGCGTGTATGGCCTATCGGCTATATATTCTGAAAATTCCCAGCATATCAACCACAGGAAACCGTGACCAGCGTGTGACGTTTACCACCTAATACTCACTGGCCCTCCCCCATGCATCCAATTATCTGAACGCGTGAAACCGCAACGGCCACAGTCCGGGCAAGGTTCCGCCTGTGATGCATCGTGAAAAGGGCTAGTGAGACGTTTGTGCAGGTTCTGTCTGGCGAGGGTAAGGCCTCGTGCGAAGCGCCCCCGCCTCTACCAATTAACTACGGGTTTATCGTAGACCCTCAAATCCAGTTTGTGTAAACCAAAGTGAGATTGTTGATGGCAAGTGGCAGTTGGACTGGACGAGGTCATCTGCCAGTCCTGGAAGCTTGAGGATGTCCATGCAAGCTGGGGGAGACTCAAACGAGACGTCTTGGTTCAGCGCCCCCGGTTGCCGCCGTTGCCCCCGTACTGGGCCCCAGGTCTGACTGACTGAAGGATGTGGGGGAAAGACGGGAAACGGCAGATGTGTCTTTTTCCAGACTTTCTCATCTGTCCATTTTGGAGCTCTGGAAACTGAGCGGTGGCAGGTCTGGATTGGACGGGGTGCGGCAGGGACATGGGGGGAGGCAAGAACAAAAAGGCAGGAACTGGTTTTCCCCAGTTTGTTGTCCCTGACGGCCCTACGAGGTGTTGAGCAGGGCTCTGGTGCAGGCCCCCTGGTAGTAGGGCGCCTCCAGTGCCTCGCCGCCCCGGCCGGCACCGTAGGCCGAGTACTGCAGGGCGTCGTAGGCCCGCAGGTCCAGTTTGTGGTGCTCTGGGGACGACATGAGGTTGTTGATGGAGAAGGGGTGGTTGAAGGCGTAGTGGGCGTCGCCCTTCAGCTCCATGCCATGCGGGGGCAGGCACAGGGACGAGAGTAGCTGGGGTCCCGCCAGCTTGGCTCCCTCGGggcccggcggcggcggcgagcaaCGGCTGGACGAGGATGCATCCGTGAGTCCCGCCGGTTTGAGGGTGGCATCGACGCAGGGTGCGCCGCCAACACCGCCGCGATCCTTCCTGCCCTCTGCCAGGCTCTTCCTGTCGCACTTGAAGCGCTTCTGGCGGCGCAGGTAGCAGCCGTTCTCGAACATGTTGCCCGAGTCGGGGTGCAGTGTCCAGTAGGAGCCTTTGCCCGGTTTGTCGGGCGAGCGGGACACTTTGACGAAGCAGTCGTTGAAGGAGAGCGAGTGCCGGATGGAGTTCTGCCAGCGTTGCTGGTTGTTCCGGTAGAAGGGGAACAGCTCCATGATCCACTGGTAGATCTCGCTGAGGGTGAGCATTTTGCCCGGCGCCTGCTGGATGGCCATGGTGATGAGCGAGATGTACGAGTACGGCGGCTTGGCGTGTGGGTAGCTGCGCCGCAGCGCCGGCTTTGCGTCGCGGCCTCGGTTCAGGTTCAGTCccccgctgccgccgccgccgccgccaccgtaCTGGGACCCGGGACTGACGCCGGCGTAcgcgtggtggtggtggtgatggtgatgCTGCGCCGCCGCTTGGCCCGCGCTGCCTCCGCATGGGCTCATGGCTCCGCCCAAGCCGGCGTTGCCCAAGCAGGACACGCCCACCCCGGACACGGGGGCGGGGCTTATGCTGGACCCGCCGTACGCCATGTTGAAGGAGGCCGACGCCACCCCGCCGCTGCCGGCCGACATGTAGCCCGACACCGAGCCCATCCCCAGGCTCGCCGCCATCGGGGAGTACACCTGCGCAACAGTAAGTACACGTAAGTCGGGCGCCATGCTACTTCCTGAATGTGGACAACAGCACGGGTCAATATAAGACATGCTTCAGGACAAATAAACTGCAAGCAAGTTAAATGACATGAAAGTGATTCAGTGATATAGTGTAAACAAGGAAGGTTTCAAGTTGGGGTGTCAAAGTCGGTTTAAAGCCAGGGTTAAGGTTTAAAAGccaaagttagggtttcaaagtaggatttTAAGACTGAGGGTACTTTCAAAGGAGGGTTTCACTACAGTTAAGGTGTCAGAGTAAGATTTCAAGGCatggttggggtttcaaattagggtttcaaactactTAGGGTTTTAAAGTAGGGTTTTCTGTTACAGTGGGATTTTCCATGTAGAATTTGAAGCCAAACTTTCAGGCTTTCATAAGGTTAAGTgccaaggttagggtttcaaagtaggtttTTAGCTCAGGTTAGGGTTTTACTGGGGTTCAAGTGTCAAAATAGGGTTTCAAGCTAAGTTTCAAATCAGGTTTGATCGATTAATTTGTAGTGATGGCGTGTCAGCATTCCTTCAAGATCAAAaatcttgattttattttattatgacgtcacattgtaacatattttgatCACTAGCAATAATTGTCGTAGTTCATCCAAATATGGCCTTCAAGTATCTtacagtgtgcgtgtgtgtatgtgtatgtttttGGAAGTTTGTGTTGGCGCCCCCGTGCgttaaacttttcttttttcatttatttcactttCCAACACGccagatttgtattttattttattttttatttttttgaacaacgTTCATATTGCAACGTGTCTTTATTTTACAAGTTGATTTTGtttctgatttttgtttttatatcatTTTTGTTGCATTGGtcattgcatctttttttttttttttttatcattttaatcacaaagtgctgattttttttcttccttttattGGTTCACAAAAATTGACTGCAATTTTTCACACTACATTTTGGCACAATTGATTTTTGTGTCGGAAGTTTGGAACTCTTGATTTTGTGGgtcattattgttgttgtttttaacagcaCGTTTGATTTTCAACTGTTGATTTTCTGTTTGTATTCGAAGAAAACTCATTTTGCATAATTGTTCACTTTTTACTTGTGATGTTTTTCCACACTTCGTTATTTTCATTTACTGTCAATTTCATGTGTgagtgcgcgcgcgtgcgtgagtGTGAGAGAATTATCCTTTCATAAGGTTTTGAGTGTTGATGATTTTAATAATCCTTGCGAGCGttcgcaaacttttttttgtttgttttctgcgaCTTTTGGAGATTTTTATTTGAAGTGATGAATTGAAGTGTATTAAATATTGACAATTACAATGAAAACATTTCCTTTTGTGTTCATCATGGTGATGgtattgaaaaatgaaatttgttTTGTGTCACGCGTGAGAAAGcgaacgaaaaaaaaagccaaacgcTTCGAAACGTCATTTtggtttgatttgttttttggcctttttgctttttcttgctTCTGTCATTTTCACGTCAACGACATTTTTTacggtttcattttttttcctcttttttttttttacggcctcaatttatttattttttattttttaacggcttcaatttttttattttaatttttacggCTTCTCTTTGGTGTTGCAAGACGATTGTTGTCAGTTAAAATATGAaacgaatttttttttctctcggccTTTTAATACAAACGCGATTTGATGACCTAAACAAAATTGTCAacgaaatgtaaaacatttcaaGTGAAACATTCCATGAAATCTTGCGATTATGAATCATATAAACTATGCCATTATTTTGCGCGCAATGTATTTCACTTTGAAACGGCGGAGACATTTGtataatttttccttttttttccccctcaatctCACTGACGGCGCCGCTTGCCCGCCATGTACGTaataattaatcatgattattaattataataatgaaGAGAGATTTGTGagttggtttttaaaaaaaatgtaacgaaAGATTTAACGAATTTGAATTGAAACATAatgacacatttgttttttctaaggaataaaaagtgttagaaaaaaacaacttttgtcaTGTCATTAATTTGCGTGTCCAATTATTGCGCAATCAGCACGTCAATTGTGCGCGCGCGCATGCGTGCGTGTCGGCACCTCGTCACCGTAGAAGCAAGTCCAGTCCGGAGCTTCCTGACCTTCCATCTTGACCGAGCCCAGCATCTCCCACGAACAAGACACAAGAAACAGGCCTgacgatgaagaggaggaggaggatgaagatgcgACCGACACCTCCTGCCGGTCCTGGTCCTGGTCCTGGTCCTCCTGCTGGTGCCGGTCTTGGGGCTGACTGGAGGACTTGGAGTCAGTGAGGTGacaagaagaagaggagaaacTCCTCCtgttgaagatgaagatgaaggtccagccctcctcttcctcctcctccacgtgccatcatcatcatcatcatcat includes the following:
- the foxa1 gene encoding hepatocyte nuclear factor 3-alpha, which produces MLGSVKMEGQEAPDWTCFYGDEVYSPMAASLGMGSVSGYMSAGSGGVASASFNMAYGGSSISPAPVSGVGVSCLGNAGLGGAMSPCGGSAGQAAAQHHHHHHHHAYAGVSPGSQYGGGGGGGSGGLNLNRGRDAKPALRRSYPHAKPPYSYISLITMAIQQAPGKMLTLSEIYQWIMELFPFYRNNQQRWQNSIRHSLSFNDCFVKVSRSPDKPGKGSYWTLHPDSGNMFENGCYLRRQKRFKCDRKSLAEGRKDRGGVGGAPCVDATLKPAGLTDASSSSRCSPPPPGPEGAKLAGPQLLSSLCLPPHGMELKGDAHYAFNHPFSINNLMSSPEHHKLDLRAYDALQYSAYGAGRGGEALEAPYYQGACTRALLNTS